DNA from Gadus chalcogrammus isolate NIFS_2021 chromosome 11, NIFS_Gcha_1.0, whole genome shotgun sequence:
TAGCGGCCCCACTGCCCCTGGCTCCTGGCCCCATGCCAGGGGCCGTGGGGATGGGGCGCAGCCATCTCACCCACTGTCATGACGCTATGTAGCGGTCCTTTGAAATATATCGAGAGATGACGACCGTAGCTAGCTCTAATCGgtaatgaataaacaaaacaggtCAAGTTACGACGGTTGGATTAATGCCGATACTCAGTACGTCCATACTGTCTGATTAACACAaggtgaaataaataaatatgcattgAAGTTAAAGATCTCAGCTCACCAAACGTCCAAGATGAAGGCCATTTCGAAGAACTTTATCCATGTTGATATTCTTAATACTCTTTTACAGTAAAGGAAAGCTCCCAACACATGAACAAAGAGAGTAATTTAACATGtaggaaaataataaataaaaaataattaaataataataataaaaaaatggtcCCCTAAGGGAATAAAGGTTTTTTATCTATGCAGATCATTTAGCATAGCCTGTCTGCAACTCTGTTACACATTACAAAAGTTTTGTCAGAATCATCGTTTGCTTCGACAGTGTAAAAACTGTAAAACAGTCATGATTTTACCAGAATTATACAAAAACACGATATGCACATTGCTGAAGCAACTGATCAAACTAAGCTAACCAGCCAAGTTATCGCGGATGCAGTAAACATGGGCAAAGTCACCGAGGTGCTATCGCTGATGCAGTGCTGACAGCTTATAAAATTGCCTTTTCCCTCCATCTGGATCACCGAGGATACAAGGGGCAGGTGGGGGCTCGAGAAAGTACAGCTGCAGCTTGTAGCTTTGGACGAAAAACTCAtttaagaaggaggagagaaaaagTACACCACAATGCTTGGCTGACTCATCAAAATTTTGGAGGGCAAATGATTCcccattctccccccccccccccccccctcactccctccctccctcaccccccctctctcccccctcactccctacGGCCATTTCCACCTgagaagaggagaaaaaggaatggattaaaaaaataaggtagatgagagtgagagggagagagagagagagagagagagagagagagagagagagagagagagagagagagagagggggggaataaGGGGTAAAGAGACAACCGAGCAGCAGGGAGACCTGGCGGTTTGGATTGAGACGCGCGGCGGGCCCGGAGAGCGTCCGGGGCACCCGAGCACGTCCTCTCACAGTTGGCCGAGCTGTCTCTCAAAGCGCTTCAGGTCGTCTAAGAGTCGACCTGTTGGAGTTACTGAGTCGTCACGCGACATGTTGTAGCGGCGAGCCATGGGCCCCATCGAGACGCCCcgcctctctcaccctctctgtctctctgtctcagtctctgtctcactctctctctatcactctctctctctgtctctgtctctctctctttgtctcactctctctctctctgtttctctctctgtctctctctctctccagctctgtctctgtctctgtctctatctttctctttctctttctctctcactctctctctctctctctctctctctctctctctctgtctctctctctctctctctctctctctctctctctctatctctctcgctcttcctctctctccctcctctgctctctatGGGACTAGTTAGGGTCTCTCTTTCTGAACCCTTTTCTGCTTTTCAATTCAAAGCTACAAACTCGATGTAGGGGATACTTTATGTGGGCACACATTGATGTCAAACCGTAGAGTTTAAACTATTGAATGAGACCAGTTACAGAATTTCACTAACATACAAAGCTATTTACTGATACTACAGACACAACGTGCAACTTTTCCTTTTAGAAAACGGACAGAAAGCTGTGCATAAATATACAAGAAAACATTTGTATTATTTGATCACAACAGGGTTATTTTAGCTCAAGCTGGCAAGCTGATTATTATTACTGAGTTGTTAGAAATTGTGTGCATTAGCTTAAACATGGGTGATAAGACACTAGTCGTGTTGTTATCGGAAAATAATACACATCTCTAACCCCTTGATTTTCCACTGACTGTGGTAAAAAGTCGATGGCTCCCTACAGGTTCAACATGAGACGTCTGCTCACAATACTGAGTCCCTGCCTCCAACCTTGTCCTTAACCCTTCAGTGCAAGCAGTGGTCCTAGACGCCCTGGCCCTGTGTTCCCCGCCCAGGCCCTCCAGTGTGCATTTCAAAAGCGTGTATTGTCTGTTCTATTGAGTCAAGTGCTTGTTTtttgtgggggggtggggggtgggggtggtcatTTAAAAGTCTTGTGCTGTTTATCTATCCATTTATGGATAGATAAAACATATTTTGATATAGCTGACCCATGCTGATCATTTTCAAGGATCatacttgttttttttctccggTTAGCTAGTGTGTAGCTACATCTGtagaaatgtgttttaatgaatTGTTTGTTGGTGACCACTTCACATGACAAACCCAAATAGGGAGAAATAACATGCCATAGAGTTTCCATTCTGAAGAATCAATAGTACTCAATCTGCAACATTAGAATGCTATAAACATTACACCAACTAAACGTAAAACATTTGTGTCTTCAATTTGGTTTTAGGTGACGATTAATTGTTCTGCTGCAATAAAGAGTTCATGATCAATTCTCAATCAAAAAGTCCAGTACACAATAGTTTGTTTCGCAAAACATGGCTAAAAAGAGCTTATCCAGCATTACAGTATGACAACAAGGATTATCACAAATGCGTTTCCCCGACAACAGAGAAAGAAAGTCCTATCAAATTGCCTCTCCACCTTAGAGCTTTACTCAGTCCCAAAGGATATTCGGTCATTTAACTCAATGTACAAATATCAATGTTTCAACGCATGCTTTTCCTCTCTTGtggaaaaacaaccacaacaacaacaaaactaaaaTGATCCCCGGTAAAACCTGAGGGCCTCATTTGTATGTTTTGTTAGACCTCCTGAACACAACGGAAAATGGAAGCAAAGGTCAGAGTTAAATCTCCTCCGGCTTTTGTTCTTTAAAAGCAACAATATTCTATTGATCCCTCCTGAATGATAAACACACATGTATTGCGAAAATACAACCTCCTTTGACCTTTAGCAATTATTCATACAAGAGTGGAGCAAATGTTTTTGGTCAGGAAAAACAAAATCCAGCATTATCTTTTTCCTTCGCCCTTTTgtcctttctttcatttttttctgatttgAGGTGTGTTTATATAGTTACAGGCCATTCCGGAGGATAGCATACTTTTTGGTATTTCCATTAGGTAAAAATGGCAGAGATATACCTTCGGAACTATTTTTCACAATTATACATTTACTGTTTTGGTTCCAActgatcatttattttttagggctgtcagttaaaggcgttattaacggcgttaacgcaaaccaattttaacggcgttaatttttttatcgcgcgattaacgcaaattcatatacaacaaatatttgattttctttttctttgcctcaaaacaaagaagcagtagcctgactgctatgttcaaggcagtatgtttgtatgttcatcgtttaattgcactataggcttttttttgtatcttcctgttttgatcagtatatgccaatgtttgCACAAGGCACcgatgttgataagagcattaaaatgagaacaattaatgggacaaagaaatcaagggatatttagcatagaaaaaagatttgcgattaatcgcgattaagcGTGAGTTAGCTAtggcattaatgtgattaattaaatattttaatcccttgacagccctagtttttttgttgcttttctTGCAATGACGCAACCGCTAACCTTAAGACTAGAAGGGATATGACAAAACATTACTAACATCTTAAgtctttaatattttatttgtttgagtATCATACAGAAATTAATGTAACATGAGTTTAAAAAAATGCCTCCCATGCGGATATCGACTTCAAATCATAAGTCAAGATCCATACCATGGCATGAAGCCATTGGAAGTCTCTTTTAAGGTTCTCACAGATAGCCTAAGAAGGAGGAAGCACTCCTATCATCCTATCTGCTGGGTGTCCCGTCTGAGTCTAATTTGACAGGGTTAAAGTGCACATGCATGACCTCTCATGAGGCCCTCTTGACCTCCCCCTCTTTGGACTGTACGAGGGTGTGAGATAAGCGCCCAGGGTCTTTTGACGGTCATTACGGTTGGAATGCACACAAACTGAGCAGAGGGTACGAACAAGGTCTGTAACTATTGTTTTGTTCCGTGGTTTTGCACAAAGACAAAGGCATCTAAAACTACTTCATGTGATCATGAGTGTCAATTAAGTATGCATGTGAGAATTAATGTATTATAACATTAGTTAGGATATCGTTCGAAGTCTGTGCCTGGTGAGTGCATCATCCAGTGGGAGGGGATTTTcagagaagcaaagtgtgtgcgtgtgtgtgttttttgtttgtgtgtgtgtgtttgtccagtgtatgtgcctgtgtatgtgcctgtgtctgtgtgtgcgtgcgtgcatgtgtgtgtgtgcctgcgtgagtgtgcatttgtgtgtatgtgtgtgtgtgtgtgtgtgtgggagtgtgtgtgcgtgtgcgtgcacgtgtgtgtgtttgtggttactGAAACGTGTGATCAGTGACCTGGGGTTACCGACTCTTGACCTGTGGAGCGGCTACGGTAGTGGTGGCTTCCAGGTGCTGATAGGGCCAGGGCACTGGGGCCAGAACGACCTCGTCCCTGACACAAGGCGCCGGTGACAGGGCTCTGCACACACaggaataaatacatataaGTATGCGCACGCAAATAAACACTCCGGCAGGGAGGtcggcatgcacacacacacacacacacacacacacacacacacacacacacacacacacacacacacacacacacacacacacagaaacacacacacacacacacacacacacacacacacacacacacacacacacacacacacacacacacacacacacacacacacacacacacacacaaacactctgagTCAATACACATGGAGTAGTTTAACAAACAGTGCCATATTGATGTCTTTGATGAGCAGAAGGAAGTAATTGGACTATGCAATAAGCAGAGCAATTCTTAGGCAGAAATAGATTAATCCAATTAAATACATAGAAAAATACAGTGTTTTAAGTACAGAAAACACTGTATAAAACACCAAAGAAATACTCCAAATAAAGTAGAGTAAATAGTTAAGTAGTTTAAGTTATAATAATATAGatcataataaacaaaataaattagtaaactCAGTTGACATCTATACCCCAGAATTCTTACAAAACAAATCATAAAATTATGGACAAATTATGTTTTgcacaaaacaaaatgtttttagTAAAAAACAAAGGAGAACGAACGCGAtacagagagagcaacagacagataaacagacagacagacggacagaataCGAGAGACTACGAGAAAGGTGgcgagagggatagagagggagagggaatggACCGAATGGAATATCCATCCAAAGTGCCACTGGTCCAGCTCAGTATAATGACTGGATGGCGGAGCACTCTTAGAGCGGATCGATAGCGACGATGCAGAGGGAGACACGACCGGGGAGCAAGTGTGGACAATATTGGCCTCATCAGGCGTGGAGATTGGCTCGTGTCTCATTGACACAGGTCAATGAGATTGATGGCTATTTCCTTCAGAGCATCTGGATGTTGAGAGTTTAAACTCCTTACGAGCGCTGCTGGTCAAaccatgtttacattttttctGTATACATCGTCTGCATGTCAATACAAGTTAATGTGCCATTGCGCACTGCTGCGCAATGGCACATtaacatgtattgaaatgttgtTACTATAACTACTCTGCGTCCTATCaaggttgggtgtgtgtgtcaagatttTGATGCAAACTGCACAGCCATTAGGCTGGTTTGAAAATGTTCCTTGCTTTTGTAACTTGAACTTCCAACATGAGTAAAACGGCATACAAACATTTTGGATGGATGTGGTGGAATAATATTAGGCTACTTTAGAAATAATATTTGGTGTCACTCTtatctcttcttctctttccttttcctctcctctcttctgcccCTCTTCTATTCTCCTTACCTCACGCTCCTCTTTGCCAAATCGGGTCGCTCTGTAACATTTTTTTGCATCTTTCATTCCACACATGTCAATCAATAATTTGTTAATGATAGTGTTTTGTGGATTCAAACCAAATGACATTTAGATAGAATGCACATTTTTTCCGCACAGTATGATTACACCTTAAGGCTGTTtcttttgtttaatggtttatATTTTCGATTATCTCATAATGCAATTTGAACTAAACGCCCCAACTGAgagctctgtttgtgtgtgtgtgtgtgtgtgtgtgtgtgtgtgtgtgtgtgtgtgtgtgtgtgtgtgtgtgtgtgtgtgtgtgtgtgtgtgtgtgtgtgtgtgtgtgtgtgtgtgtgtgtgtgtgtgtgtgtgtgtgtgtgcgcgcgtgtgtacccgtatgtgtgtgtgtgcgcgtgggtgtatgtgtttgtgtgtgtgcgcgcacgcgtgtgtgtgtgtgtgtgtgtgtgtgtgtgtgtgtgtgtgtgtgtgtgtgtgtgtgtgtgtgtgtgtgtgtgtgtgtgtgtgtgtgtgtgtgtgtgtgtgtgtgtgcgtgtgtgtttgtgtgtgtgtgaatgcatgtgctTGCGTTAGCGCATTGGTGTGTAATCATGTGCGAATATATTTATGGCTCAGGGTCACAGTGGCATTAACCGGACCCGCGCTCTGTGGGGACTCTTGTAACGCCGGTGATTGTAACGGCTCGACGTCGTCAAGTCAACCTTTGTGGAGTGGAAGCCAATGACTTATAAAAGTTACAGAGGGGCTTTTGATTATCCCCTCTATATTTCAACGACGTCACCACGAAATATTGCGCTCAATTACGCGCTGTTTTACGCGCGGCTTTATTTCCACGCGTAAAAAGGTATTTGGTTAAACGTTCCATCACTCAAGCATCCGCCACCGGCCCAAAATCGTATTCAAGTTTTAAACCTCTAATTGGGAACGTTTAAGAGGCGTTTAAGAGTGCCCATTCTTCTCCCGTTTCTCATTTCCCATTTAATGTGTTGTGTCAAAGTCTATTACCTCAGTTGGACGTTTCTGTCCCTTAAGTTGAAAAAACGAAAGGGAGACCGTGGTGGCGGAGAAagcaagcggggggggggggggtctggcaaGAGAtggaagaaaaaacacacagaggtccacgcCATCAACTGAGCTTCGCCAGGTCGATAAAGCTTTTAGATTTGGAGATGTTTTCAGGGGGAGCCCATTTCCTGCGGCTAAGAGTTGTTAATGGAGCTTAAGGAATTATCTTATGAGTCTCGGTTGGagggtagtagtagtatatttCACCCGGGCCCCACTGCCTTGTCGGAGGGCTGAATATGCTGCTGTCAAGCCCGCTTAATGAAAAGTAACGCGTCGCTGATTACGGTTTTATTTGGTCTCTATGTAAAAAGCCCCTGTTAATTTACCGTCCCGGTCCCACTGTGAGCACGAATTTGCTACGGCTGGATGATTAAgcgtccccctccctcccgccatcccatatacccccccccctctctctcgctcgctctctctctctctctctctctctctctctctctctctctctctctctctctctctctctctctctctctctctctctctatttctctccatCTTGCTCTTTTCTTCCTTCAGTTCCTTCCCTCACTTTCTCCGCGTTTTGGATGCGGTTCTCTTTAGGCCTACACTAAATTAGATAAATATCTCGGCTCATTCGTCTTGTCCACACAAGGCCACGTTTTATATCAATCGAAGTATACTTGATTTGTGTCTTAGAAAATAACGGTGCCCATTTATTAATTTCCATGTGAAGCAGCACACAGGCCTTTGATAGCCCCGGCACTGCACAATATTTATTTCACCGCCGTGCAACTTTTCTGTTGAAATGCTCCAGGCGTCTTACCGGAGAAAGCAACTAAAAACATACATCCTGAGACGGATATAGAGAAAATCCCCTTTGTCCTGCCACGGCACTTTCTCCTAAGGGGGAGATCTCAATCGGTTTTGCTTTTCCCATTAAAATTCATCACGGAGggccccttccctcccctctctctctctctctctctctctctctctctctctctctctctctctctctctctctcgctctctctctcgcaggaCGGACAGAGGGTCCCCCGAGAGCCCCACTTTCGCCATTACTGTCAAGTACCCTTGACTCctttccttttgcccttttatCTACAACAACTAATTCGAGTTCCTTTGCCCTTTTCACTTCCATACGACGTGCGTGGCTCCGCATGGCCTACTAAAGCCCTTTGACGTTCCGGGGCCGAAGATATAATACTAATGGTGGTCTGGGACGGTGCTATGGGTCAGGGAGATCCCTTTGGAAATTGAGGGGGGTTAGTGAGTGTCATCATGAACACTCTTCACTTCAAATTGTTTACGAGAGTCCCGGGCCCTGAACCTATTATTAACGAACGTATGGGGCGAATAACTTCTGCCCTCTCTGACAGCCGCGTGATGAACGAGGTTGAGATGTTTCGATAATGTTATCAGAGGAGGGAGgataagtgcgtgtgtgtgtatgtgtgtgtgtcaggggggggggggggatcaataGTCTGACAAGAAATATGCCCTCGAACATCCCAATTACAGGCTGTTTAGAAGGCATTAATGAGGCAGATCTTAGATACTGATGCTGTTCCGTCTCGAGGCTTGACTGTGCGCATTTTACTGCTGTCAGAGGATGGATGCAcgaagtgtgtatgtgtaagaaATGGCTAAACGGATAATAAGCAAtgtcacaatatatatatatatatatatatatatatatatatatagcctatatcatattatattactACTATAAACATTTGTGGACATTTTCTAAATTTAAATATAGGCTAGAGCAATGACTCAATTAAAGCAATCCAGGTTaaatgctttcttttttttcttttcttctttaagCTTGCTTTTTCTCAGAAAAGGCCGCAGAAATCGTCCTTAAGCTGGACCTATCAGAACCATGGACAGCACCAGTATACCATGTGACAGTATTGGCTAAAGTAGAAGCACTCTTTATAAAGCgacctttttattttcagtGAACAAACTTGAAACGCTCCCGTCCACTTTGGAACAGAGCTGTGCATTTGTGAGACTTTTTTTCCAACAGTTATAACTCATCACGTGAGTCCTAAAATAATAGACTAATACCATTGGCATGCGGATATTAAATCAACGAAACATAATGCTCCAAGTTCAATCTATTCTccagatgtaaaaaaaaaaaacgttcagaCCTTATTTAGACATTTAGTTTTTTCGTGCTTTGAAATAAACGGAttggtttctttctttctcgtgAAACGCCAACAGAACCGTAGGCGACATAAATATTTAAGTGCATTAAAAAACCTGAAGGAGCAACATGGAAACAAGAAAGGTTTGGAAACAGTCCCAActgaaatccccccccccccacccacccgtcccacccacccacccgatGTCCAGCAGGCGTAAAAGTCTCGCGTTGGGCACAACATAACAtcataaaataattattatatttaattaaataaattcGGTGGGGGTTGTTgttgccttttttattttttgggctGTTACGAACAGAAAAGCTTATTTACAGTCTTTGGGAAGCCCAAGCCACTGTCTTTATGGGAGTCGAGGTGCTGCAGAGCCGAGTGTCCTTTGACGGCACCGCTGTTCTCCACCGCGCGTTCCCCACCGCCCGTTTCCAGGAGAGCGCCTTTGGGGGTCGTCCAAGAGACGGTGGTGTTACTCAAGGCCTGGTTCAACGAGCTGTGCCTAAACAAAGGGTCGTGGAAGACCCCGTCTACCCAGTTTCTCAGAGTGGTCACCGGCGAGTCCTGCCGGTCCTCCAGGCCTCTGACCGGCGAGGTTGCGTCGGGGGACGGGCTGAGGGAGGACGGCTGAAACCGCAGCATGCACGACGAGTACTCGGCCTGGTTCAACGACGTTGCGGTCTGCGCCAAGGACCAGATCCGGGGTTTTCCGTCTATTATTTGGTgaccctgttgttgttgttgttgttgttgttgttgttgttgttgttgttgctgctgttgttgttgctgttgctgttgttgttgttggtagcACATTTTGGCCTGCTGTCTGTTGTGCGGGTCAAAACTGTCTGGGCTGGTTTTGAGACAACTTTTGCCAAGGACCTGCTCCCCTCCGAGGGACACCGGGATGGAGAGCTTCAGCGAAGTGTCTTTGATGTGGTCGCTGGGGCAGTCGGTGgtggtcatgtgtgtgttcatgtggtaCTGGTGTTTTAGCTCACACTCGGAGCTCTCCGACTCGATGGTGTCGTAGTCTTCCAGGTCGCTCAGCTGGAGATCCTTGTCGCCTCGGCTTCGGCTTTCTGAGGAaaattgttaaataaataaataaataaataaataaataaataaaatatttttttgtattcgAATTAAATCTTCTAAAACGTTTACATCGAATTAAATATAGCCTACAAACTAGTTAATAATACTGGCTTGACTGAATTGAAAAACAGGCCTTTTCATAATTTCCAATCGTCATTTTGATGTGCATCTAACATATTAAGAGTTATGTTTTCACATATATATTATTCATGACATAAGGTCCTTTCTTTGGAGGGTGAAAAAACCCTGCCCAATATTTTTTGCATGACCAACATTATTTTGGCCTCAAAACGACCCAAATCAACAGAAAATCGTTTTAACCAAAGAACAAAAGGGGCGCTGTTGCAACCAATGATCAGAGGCCGAGTAGTTAAGCCCTGATAGAAAGCGCTGATCACAGGCTTCTCCATCCCATATGGTGGGGTGTCACTTTGACTTAAAGCTcaaggtttgtgtgtctgctttcTGTCATCATCAAGCCCCTGTGAAATATTAATGGAAAAAATCCCATTTTGCAGAAAGCAGAGCCtttggagagcaagagagagagagagagagagagagagagagagagagagagagagagagaggtgggggagaagagagagacggggaaaaaaaacacagcaacaacaaacaaaccacaaaaCAACTCGCTCTGCCTAAACCCACCGTCCTCGTTGTTCTCGCTCTTGGGCTGCCCCTCCTgggagccctcctcctcctcctcatcctcgtcgTCGTAGCGCTTGTCGTCGGAGCCCTTGTTCCGCGGCGGCCACGTCATCTTGTTCTCCTTCTTGAGTCTCCGGCGGGCGTTGGCGAACCAGGTGGACACCTGCGTCAGGGTCATCTTGGTGATGATGGCGAGCATGATCTTCTCGCCCTTGGTGGGGTAGGGGTTCTTGCGGTGCTCCTGCAGCCAGGCCTTCAGGGTGCTGGTGGTCTCCCTGGTGGCGTTCTTGCGCCGGGTGCTGCCGTCCATGGAGCCAtacctggggaggaggaggaagaggaggaggaagaggacaagagCATGGGTATGCAGGCAGTGGGGAGACACATGAGGTTTGCTCTGTCGGCCTGGAATGCTTCGAGGGCGATGGACGTCGAAAAGCAGCCCCCCTTCAGGCGAATAATAAACCACTTATAAACGTGAACATGATGAGGGAAACTTTGGGAATTGCAAAAGACGTGTACTGCGGCAATCAAACCTGAGCTAATGTTGTGGAGCGGATTTGAACattgccattgtgtgtgtgtgtgtcggtgtgtgtcgctgtgtgtgtgtgtatgtgtgtgtcttttttcgTACTTGATCCCAAAGCAAAGTCATTCAACACTTTGACCCCCATCGAAACAAATTATGACCAATCGTTAGCCAACCATCCCCTTAACACACCCTGTACAATCACAAGGTGCATCGACGCCAGCGACCCGTCCAGAGCACAGGGACGGACCTGTCTccccgtctgtccgtccatccgtccgcCCCTCCACTGCCTCCTACAACGGGGGTTCACATACGCTGCGGCGCCGACAATTTAAAATGCACCGCGTTGgtttcctctccctctgcagcGCCCCAGCGCTACGACTCTCTTACTCAGGGCTCTCCGGGGAGGCTTTTAAAAGACTTGTCTTTATTGCCTGCTGTAGCCTGACGCGGGTCAAACACTTAAAGAGAGCCCGGCTCGGACGAGAGCCGCCCCTCTCAGCGGCCCCGGCCCTGATGGGGCCCCAACACGTAAAATAGAGTGTGAGATATTGCTCCATTGACTGTAATGATGGGCCCTCATGGTAGGACCGGGGGGGAGGCTGGAAAAGTGAAGCTTCAGGCTGACCTGTTTGTTTAGCTGAAGGGGGGGTGAGTGTTTTAACCTCATgatacctccccccccccccccccctcccggcttCCGTCCACTAAGCTCCATCAAGCCCGGCCCAGTGTCTTAACTTTTGCAAGCAGTATGTCTGATATATATAACGATGTATTGTTATATGTTTTTTAATATAGAATTGTCCAGCTTGCCTTTGTACCAAGTGATGAACTTTTTGTCCCATGGAAAAGGCGGGAAACTCTTGTCCCCCAAATTTTGACCCCTCAGTTAAAACCCACCCAGAAGACATTATTCATCATTCCACTTTTCAACGCTTATTTTGGTCgtaaaactcccccccccccccccccccaagtacTCTTTTGTTTTGTAATATGTGTCACAACATCACATGAAACCCACAGTGATGAGGGGACCAAGGTTCCCTGAGTGGATGACATAACATGCAGAAGACGCACCTGTCGTACTGGTACTGTCCCAGGGTGGGGTCGTAGGGGTAATAGGTGGCTGCCTGGGTAATGCCTGCGTGGGCTGAGCCGGTGGCGTCCTTCGTGTCGAAGGCACCCTGCAGACGACCCAGGGGAAGAGAAGGGTTTAGGATCACAGCCTGAATATGTACATAGTTATACTGAGtttctttattgtgtgtgttttcgttttgtttgtgtttgctgtcAAACTGACACAGGCCTTTTTAAAGGGGCCAGAGTGCTGtgttatgaattattatttggTTATAGGATAGACTTTTTGCATGGGGATGATTCTATAGATCAATACCACATGCCTAAATAGATacctaaaatatataaatataagcaTTTATAGCCTTACGATTATGGCAAAGACAAAGTTGTTTTGTAAGTGATCATAAAATGCTTAAcgcagaaatgtaaaaaaattaaagatAGGCCTTAACATTTAACTGTTCCAAAAAAGTAAAATCAAACACTGCCAAGATTAAATACAAATGCATAAAATCAATAGAGAATACAATTATGATAAACGTCCCGTTAAAATTAGAC
Protein-coding regions in this window:
- the irx4a gene encoding iroquois-class homeodomain protein IRX-4a; amino-acid sequence: MSYPQFGYSYSSTPQFLMTTNSLSTCCESTGRSIADTGVAASAQTPVYCPVYESRLLATARHELSSAAALGVYGTPYTSGQGYGNYVTYGTDASAFYSLGAFDTKDATGSAHAGITQAATYYPYDPTLGQYQYDRYGSMDGSTRRKNATRETTSTLKAWLQEHRKNPYPTKGEKIMLAIITKMTLTQVSTWFANARRRLKKENKMTWPPRNKGSDDKRYDDEDEEEEEGSQEGQPKSENNEDESRSRGDKDLQLSDLEDYDTIESESSECELKHQYHMNTHMTTTDCPSDHIKDTSLKLSIPVSLGGEQVLGKSCLKTSPDSFDPHNRQQAKMCYQQQQQQQQQQQQQQQQQQQQQQQQQQQGHQIIDGKPRIWSLAQTATSLNQAEYSSCMLRFQPSSLSPSPDATSPVRGLEDRQDSPVTTLRNWVDGVFHDPLFRHSSLNQALSNTTVSWTTPKGALLETGGGERAVENSGAVKGHSALQHLDSHKDSGLGFPKTVNKLFCS